GACTCAGGAATCAGAAAGCTTGTGTCTCCTCCAGTACCTAATAAGGCCGCCGGCGTTCATGTGGTAGGGAGCCATGAGATTGTACTTGCGGTAAACATCCTCGCTTGTGCCCTCACGCTCGAATATCTCGTTGAAGTAGGCGCCGAACTCCTCGGTTATCTCCTCATCACTCTTGCCGGCTGATACTCTCTCGCCAATCCATTCAGACCACTCTTCGAGTTTTTCTGAGGCGGCGTCAAGCATGGGACCCACATCCGTGTATCCGCCGAAATGGGTGAGATAAAGAATGTCTGGGGATATTTCCCTCATCTTCTCAATAGAAGCGTTCCACTTCTCAAGGTGTATCTCGGGAGGAGGAGTTGCGGGAATCATGGGCCCGCCCGCCATCAGGCACCCCGCAGTATCCCCGGTAAAAAGTGCGTTCTCAATCAGGTAGCAGTGATGATGTCCGGCATGTCCGGCTGTCTCAACAACCCTTATTTCTACGTCTCCTATGTTGATGACTTGGCCGTCCTCAATGGCAATCACGCTGCTTTGATCCATTCCCCTTACCTCGCCCCAGAGTTCATCCATTTTGTCCCCGTATATCCTTGTGGCGGACCTCATGAGTTTCTCGGGATCAACAAGGTGCGGAGCTCCCACCGGGTGAACGTATATGGTGGATCCCGCCTCGGCGAAATGCCAGGCGGCACCCGAGTGGTCAAGATGAATGTGGGTTACGAACACGTGCTTTACGTCAGAGGGCGCGTAGCCGAGGTCCGAAAGACCGCTTTTAAGATTCTCAAACGACGTGTCGGGACCGGTTTCTATCAGCACCGGCCCCTCTCCGGTCTCTATGAGATAAGACGCTACCGCCTCCGTTGTAAAGAAATTAACGTCAATTATCTTCAGGTCCATTTAGTTATATCCTCCTGCGTTTGTTCCATTCTTAGAATCCGAAACGTAAACCCGCGTGAAAAGTAGTATTGTCGATTGACAACGAGTCTATTAGGTCGCTGCTCCTGGCGATCCCCAGTTTCAGCCTCGCGCTCTCGCCCAAGTTAACAAAACCCGCCACGGCCAACGCGGTATTACCTACACACGGATCTCCATCTTTTACCGGGTAAGAGGTCCCGTTCGTATAGTGACTAAGTCCCATACCCAGTTTTACCCCCGCTACCTTGAAGCCCGCTCCCCCCGTAAACACGCTGATATTATCAATCTCAGAGTACTTTTCATCAAACGGGGTATGCGACGCCGCTA
The DNA window shown above is from Candidatus Dadabacteria bacterium and carries:
- a CDS encoding MBL fold metallo-hydrolase, with product MDLKIIDVNFFTTEAVASYLIETGEGPVLIETGPDTSFENLKSGLSDLGYAPSDVKHVFVTHIHLDHSGAAWHFAEAGSTIYVHPVGAPHLVDPEKLMRSATRIYGDKMDELWGEVRGMDQSSVIAIEDGQVINIGDVEIRVVETAGHAGHHHCYLIENALFTGDTAGCLMAGGPMIPATPPPEIHLEKWNASIEKMREISPDILYLTHFGGYTDVGPMLDAASEKLEEWSEWIGERVSAGKSDEEITEEFGAYFNEIFEREGTSEDVYRKYNLMAPYHMNAGGLIRYWRRHKLSDS